A region of Solanum dulcamara chromosome 7, daSolDulc1.2, whole genome shotgun sequence DNA encodes the following proteins:
- the LOC129895525 gene encoding protein ASYMMETRIC LEAVES 2-like, with translation MASSSSPSLSSYSPCAACKFLRRKCQPECVFAPYFPPDQPQKFANVHKIFGASNVTKLLNELQPHQREDAVNSLAYEADMRLRDPVYGCVGVISLLQHQLRQLQLDLSCAKSELSKYQNLGGIASTNNHGLLAAPHQHNLGFNFIGGGSGGRDHNQLLYHHQFFPKDQQQEQQQQQQQIIRGLEGGSNNFDTTRGGFKI, from the coding sequence ATGGCCTCATCTTCATCACCTTCATTATCATCCTACTCACCATGTGCAGCATGTAAATTCCTTCGTCGGAAATGCCAACCAGAATGTGTGTTTGCACCTTACTTCCCCCCTGATCAACCCCAGAAATTTGCAAATGTTCACAAAATCTTTGGGGCCAGCAATGTCACGAAGCTACTGAATGAGTTGCAGCCTCACCAAAGGGAAGACGCCGTCAACTCTCTTGCTTACGAGGCGGACATGCGCCTCCGAGATCCTGTATACGGTTGCGTTGGTGTCATCTCCCTTCTCCAACACCAGCTCCGACAGCTCCAGCTAGACCTTAGCTGTGCCAAGTCCGAACTGTCCaagtatcaaaatttaggaGGCATTGCTAGTACCAATAATCATGGCCTATTGGCAGCTCCACATCAGCATAATTTGGGGTTCAATTTTATAGGAGGAGGAAGTGGTGGGAGGGATCATAACCAACTCTTGTATCACCATCAGTTTTTTCCTAAAGATCAGCAGCAagagcaacagcaacaacagcagcagATAATCCGAGGACTTGAAGGAGGAAGTAACAACTTTGATACAACTAGAGGtggatttaaaatttaa